The archaeon BMS3Bbin15 genome has a segment encoding these proteins:
- a CDS encoding cardiolipin synthetase — protein sequence MAENLANLFFSDLKFSQPYKAHETYYFKSGSAEKKSLNRQVYNGIFIVKTAVAPENALNETLELINSANRSLYVEQFYAYKYFGRANKGSVKETPNLFLKACLEAARRGVDVKIILDSTWYNTERENPMSNFYTVEYLNRVAHRENLNLQAKLGCFSDGIKKYHVKGLVVDNKAVMLGSMNWNLNSPTRNREVDLIIYGKPAGYFSKAFMHDWKLCSEKKKKKREVNYSYIIAGSIIIFIFIFRKRIKRQS from the coding sequence ATGGCTGAAAATCTTGCAAACCTGTTTTTCAGTGACCTGAAGTTTTCACAGCCCTACAAAGCTCATGAAACATATTATTTCAAATCTGGCAGTGCAGAAAAGAAAAGTCTGAATAGGCAGGTTTATAATGGTATCTTCATTGTTAAAACCGCAGTCGCACCTGAGAATGCTCTCAACGAAACCCTTGAGCTTATTAATTCTGCCAACAGAAGCCTGTATGTCGAGCAGTTCTATGCTTATAAATACTTCGGTAGAGCCAATAAAGGCAGCGTAAAAGAAACGCCAAATTTATTTCTGAAAGCCTGCCTTGAGGCTGCCAGACGGGGAGTAGACGTAAAGATTATTCTTGACTCAACCTGGTACAACACTGAAAGAGAAAATCCCATGAGCAATTTTTATACTGTTGAATATCTCAACAGAGTTGCACATAGAGAGAATCTGAACCTTCAGGCAAAGCTGGGTTGCTTCAGCGATGGCATAAAGAAATACCATGTCAAAGGTCTTGTTGTGGATAATAAAGCTGTCATGCTGGGAAGTATGAACTGGAATCTCAACTCACCTACAAGAAATAGAGAGGTAGATTTGATTATATATGGAAAGCCAGCCGGGTATTTCAGTAAAGCTTTTATGCATGACTGGAAACTCTGCTCTGAGAAGAAAAAGAAGAAAAGAGAGGTCAACTACAGCTACATAATAGCAGGCTCCATTATTATTTTCATATTTATATTCAGAAAAAGGATTAAGAGGCAGAGTTAG
- a CDS encoding translation initiation factor Sui1 — protein MAICEVCGLPEDLCICEEIARESQKITISVNRRKFGKSMTVVEGINEKSIDINDLAKKLKGELACGGTVKDGRIELQGDHRNRVKDILIKSGYSENLMEVR, from the coding sequence ATGGCGATTTGTGAAGTTTGTGGACTACCTGAAGATTTGTGTATATGTGAAGAAATTGCGAGAGAATCGCAGAAAATAACCATATCAGTTAATAGACGTAAGTTTGGTAAGTCAATGACAGTGGTTGAAGGTATCAATGAGAAGTCTATTGATATAAATGACCTGGCCAAAAAGCTCAAGGGCGAACTTGCCTGTGGCGGCACAGTAAAGGATGGAAGAATAGAGCTCCAGGGCGACCATAGAAACAGGGTTAAAGATATTCTGATAAAGTCCGGTTACTCTGAGAACCTGATGGAAGTAAGATGA
- a CDS encoding segregation and condensation protein B — MKEKKALVEAALFISSEPIQLDKLSEISGFDFEEVKATIKELKESYSRIGSVIEINEVEEDSYLMQVKDTLSGALVELLRPVLPNEVLKTLSYTALKQPVLQSEVIKARGEKAYAHIRLLVNKEFIDAEPKGRTKLLTTTEKFSSYFGLSRDISEIKKVLGRMLND, encoded by the coding sequence ATGAAAGAAAAGAAAGCTCTTGTGGAGGCAGCTCTTTTTATTTCCTCTGAACCTATACAACTTGATAAACTCAGTGAGATATCTGGATTTGATTTTGAGGAAGTGAAGGCAACCATAAAAGAGTTAAAGGAAAGCTATTCCAGAATTGGCAGCGTTATTGAGATAAACGAGGTGGAAGAGGATAGCTATCTGATGCAGGTTAAGGATACTCTGTCAGGTGCCCTCGTAGAACTGCTCAGACCTGTTCTTCCCAATGAAGTTCTCAAAACCCTCTCCTACACCGCCCTTAAACAACCTGTACTCCAGTCTGAAGTTATAAAAGCCAGAGGAGAAAAAGCATATGCCCATATCAGGCTTCTGGTTAACAAGGAGTTTATAGATGCAGAGCCAAAGGGAAGAACAAAACTCCTTACCACCACAGAAAAATTTTCATCATATTTCGGATTGAGCAGAGATATTTCTGAAATTAAAAAAGTACTTGGAAGAATGCTCAACGACTAA
- the cobO gene encoding cob(I)yrinic acid a,c-diamide adenosyltransferase: MSELVQNIQVGVQQGSVLFDMSLVYLYTGEGEGKTTNAIGLAVRAVGHGYRAVIIQFLKGRKDIGEYKIKEKLSPLYEIYQFGREEFVNLINPDAECYRLAEEALKQAEKALEKKPRVLVLDEVNLAAAFGIVDRRKVLEVIDRAPEETVVVLTGRRAPREFIERADLVTEMRYVKHPYDRGIVAKKGVDF; this comes from the coding sequence ATGTCAGAGCTGGTTCAGAATATTCAGGTGGGTGTCCAACAAGGGAGTGTATTGTTTGACATGTCTCTTGTTTATCTTTACACTGGTGAAGGTGAGGGAAAGACCACCAATGCCATAGGTCTGGCTGTAAGGGCAGTTGGTCATGGGTACAGGGCAGTTATTATTCAGTTTCTGAAGGGTAGGAAGGATATCGGAGAATATAAAATTAAGGAGAAGCTTTCTCCGCTTTATGAGATATACCAGTTTGGCAGGGAAGAGTTTGTTAATCTTATAAATCCTGATGCAGAGTGCTACAGGCTTGCGGAAGAGGCATTAAAACAGGCTGAAAAAGCTCTTGAGAAAAAACCAAGGGTTCTTGTTCTGGATGAGGTGAATCTTGCTGCAGCTTTTGGCATTGTGGACAGGAGAAAGGTACTTGAGGTTATTGACAGGGCACCTGAAGAAACTGTTGTTGTGCTTACAGGGAGAAGGGCACCCAGAGAATTTATCGAAAGAGCTGACCTGGTTACAGAGATGAGGTATGTAAAACATCCCTATGATAGAGGCATAGTGGCAAAGAAGGGCGTGGATTTTTAA